One Calditrichia bacterium DNA window includes the following coding sequences:
- a CDS encoding SRPBCC family protein encodes MKDYIFETEIWLPYPRETVFEFFKEAANLERITPPWLNFRVLTPLPITMFAGRMIDYNIRLYGIPMRWRTEITQWEPPFSFVDSQIRGPYSKWVHTHTFEERDGGTWMHDRVEYRIPGGIFAAIPHVLFVRKNIEQIFRYRKTQIQAIFSGAEKTETVDG; translated from the coding sequence ATGAAAGATTATATATTTGAAACCGAAATCTGGTTACCCTATCCACGGGAAACAGTGTTCGAATTTTTTAAGGAAGCCGCCAATCTGGAGCGAATTACACCGCCGTGGCTGAATTTTCGTGTGCTGACACCGCTGCCGATCACCATGTTTGCCGGGCGGATGATCGATTACAACATCCGGCTTTATGGCATTCCGATGCGCTGGCGCACCGAAATCACACAATGGGAACCGCCGTTCAGTTTTGTCGATTCGCAAATTCGCGGTCCGTATTCGAAATGGGTGCACACCCACACCTTCGAGGAGCGCGATGGCGGAACGTGGATGCACGACCGTGTAGAATATCGCATTCCCGGCGGCATTTTCGCGGCTATTCCGCATGTGCTGTTTGTCCGCAAAAATATCGAACAAATATTTCGCTACCGAAAAACGCAAATACAGGCGATATTTTCCGGTGCAGAAAAAACAGAAACAGTTGATGGCTAG
- the pdxH gene encoding pyridoxamine 5'-phosphate oxidase: MKKKRIGNIRKDYVVDQLNRKDLAENPIEQFRRWFEEVLQSDLAEPNAMALATASASGIPSLRMVLLKSFDENGFVFFTNYDSRKGRALAENPNAALLFWWGFLERQIRIEGRVEKISPDESDAYFQERPRDSQLGAWASQQSRSLDDRIILENRFSKYAQEFAGKSIERPQYWGGFRVIPQRVEFWQGRASRLHDRFVYLNESGKLWRIERQFP; encoded by the coding sequence ATGAAAAAAAAGCGAATTGGGAACATTCGGAAAGATTACGTTGTGGATCAGCTAAACCGGAAAGATTTGGCAGAAAACCCGATCGAGCAGTTTCGCCGCTGGTTTGAGGAAGTGCTGCAGTCAGACCTCGCGGAGCCAAACGCAATGGCGTTAGCAACCGCATCTGCCAGTGGTATTCCCTCGCTGCGAATGGTGTTACTAAAATCGTTTGACGAAAACGGATTTGTTTTTTTTACCAATTACGATAGCCGAAAAGGGCGGGCATTGGCGGAAAATCCTAACGCAGCGCTGTTATTTTGGTGGGGTTTTCTGGAACGGCAAATTCGTATCGAAGGCAGGGTTGAAAAAATCAGCCCGGACGAATCGGATGCATATTTTCAGGAGCGCCCGCGAGATAGCCAGCTTGGCGCATGGGCTTCGCAACAAAGCCGCTCGTTAGATGACCGTATTATTCTTGAAAACCGATTCAGCAAATATGCGCAGGAATTTGCGGGAAAATCGATTGAGCGTCCACAATATTGGGGTGGGTTTCGCGTAATTCCGCAACGGGTGGAATTCTGGCAGGGACGCGCCAGCCGGTTGCATGATCGCTTTGTGTATTTGAATGAATCAGGTAAGTTATGGCGAATTGAACGGCAGTTTCCATGA
- a CDS encoding PorV/PorQ family protein — translation MRQLISIPVIALLVLSMFSAAFAGDPARIGTAAGEQLLIPVGARDLAVGGSNIAYSNGLDAMYWNPAGLSKMENTAMGTFSTMSIFNTIDVNYLGLAFNVGRLGTLGFSLKVLDFGDVPLTTNQDMDGETGATFSPSFLTAAVTYSRRLSDNVQVGVNGKLVSESVPRASASAFAFDMGIQYHDLGGIPGISMGLAVKNIGTNISYDGSAFLNQAIDVGGDRQEFRERPTATHELPATVELGVGYRRNINEENSVTVMGNFENFNFGNDNFKFGAEYNYNNLVFLRGGYLITQNIDAEEQLYRFTLGVGLHYSLGNTAFNLDYAFRDSQYFDGNNLFSITLGF, via the coding sequence ATGAGACAACTAATATCCATACCAGTGATTGCGCTATTGGTTTTGTCTATGTTCTCGGCTGCATTTGCCGGAGACCCGGCGCGCATTGGAACGGCAGCCGGCGAGCAGTTACTCATTCCGGTTGGCGCACGCGATCTGGCAGTGGGTGGCTCAAATATCGCCTACTCCAACGGGTTGGATGCCATGTATTGGAACCCGGCAGGTCTTTCCAAAATGGAGAATACTGCAATGGGAACATTCTCGACCATGAGCATTTTCAATACAATAGACGTCAACTATCTTGGATTGGCATTTAACGTCGGACGTCTTGGAACACTTGGCTTTAGCCTGAAAGTGCTGGATTTTGGAGATGTCCCCTTAACCACCAATCAGGACATGGACGGTGAAACCGGCGCAACATTTTCGCCCTCTTTTTTAACTGCTGCGGTAACATATTCGCGGCGGTTGAGCGATAACGTTCAAGTTGGGGTTAACGGTAAATTGGTGAGCGAAAGCGTGCCACGTGCCAGTGCATCCGCCTTTGCTTTTGATATGGGTATCCAATATCACGATCTTGGCGGCATTCCGGGCATATCGATGGGCTTGGCAGTCAAAAACATCGGCACCAATATTTCTTATGATGGCTCTGCCTTCCTAAATCAGGCGATTGACGTTGGCGGTGACCGCCAGGAATTTCGCGAACGCCCGACAGCAACCCACGAACTTCCCGCAACTGTTGAGCTTGGCGTTGGTTATCGCCGAAATATCAACGAAGAAAACAGCGTTACAGTAATGGGCAATTTCGAAAACTTTAACTTTGGCAACGACAATTTTAAATTTGGTGCAGAGTATAACTACAACAATCTGGTTTTTCTGCGTGGCGGTTATTTGATCACCCAAAACATTGATGCCGAAGAACAATTGTATCGGTTTACACTGGGTGTCGGTTTGCATTATTCATTAGGCAACACGGCTTTCAATCTGGATTACGCTTTCCGCGATTCCCAGTATTTTGACGGTAACAATTTGTTTTCCATTACTTTAGGGTTTTAG
- a CDS encoding T9SS type A sorting domain-containing protein: MIGLLLSGHLLAKEPAGSSNTQLLSKSSQNDGWSIVPLNLSRWEYWIKRDGQSAHDPSGQDGGYYPNNQANVIYQDGLLWGGIVRDTRNPSFERMRVGGQTFRIGTNSGHIVTSGTASTAPVASDANLAFVYRIRKDWESLQIGQASLINDAASVNQISASSVSDQMQQDILDAYRRDWENWPVELGAPFEDSNGNGIYEPDLGETPGIANADQVIWLVVNDLDEGRVSNLSGTKPIGLELQMTLWCYNQPSSTLGQLIFKRFRLINKSGLQVDSMYVGQWSDPDCGTAVDDLVGCDVERSLGFVYTGSVTDNNFSAIGLNPAAGGYDFFQGPLVDGVAGQDLNNNGVDDASDFGLFNLKQVGPGKINLPLTSFGYFASGSTIPDPDFGEYNATLQVYNLLNGNIPTSDTLNPSPYTSGFGENVGQPTKFPLSGNPVGQTGDLDAFGSNLAPGDRRMILNSGPFTMMPGDTQEVVVAVIGGIVEQEGGNNRNAVAQLKLNDDFAQFIFNKRFEGIPSPPVAPDVKATPLEDKIILEWGSNLNRIALSEAKDPLLGFNFEGYNVYQLPNANAPKSSAIRITTFDLNNLITQINSDRFVPDFGDIISVPIQKGTNTGIQRYFVIEKDYINDAPLFAGNEYYFAITAYNAKDEDGDGAIDKDVPESSLESAFEIITVVPQGTRPGIKYTSEQGEALDVNKSGFSTGNVDVVVVDPNAITGDSYMVSFNDTPNYSTDANGDTLGTWFTWNLLNTTQNKTLLTNQSNLAGDNDYAVTDGLLVKVAGPKTAGLANWGSAGDRWVTGVNWNAPQFFGGLDVGANFFGSNLSVADLVPIQLVWQDSADVATNGYVSKGAVYRRDTGYSFSGIGQLPLAAYDVTDPANPRQVNVSFVEDDNESQANGSAANLIWDMGWNPTTQTYGANGAREYIFINLSDYSEGAGYDDSNTGFDSDVLYAIWPDQRGTRPYLLAEFTMDIIINIPNNMNDSYAFSTKSVIRGDKEFAKDEVDRINVFPNPYYAYNPEEPNRFSRFITFNHLPENVTIRIFTLSGVQVRKLTSADKQTPESQFLRWNLQNEANIPVASGVYIAHIDMPDLNKTKVLKLFIVQAQEILDYF; the protein is encoded by the coding sequence ATGATTGGATTGCTATTGAGCGGACACCTGCTGGCGAAAGAGCCGGCGGGTTCCTCCAATACCCAATTATTAAGCAAATCGTCGCAGAACGATGGTTGGTCAATTGTGCCGCTAAACCTCTCTCGCTGGGAATACTGGATAAAACGAGATGGGCAATCGGCGCACGATCCTTCCGGGCAGGATGGCGGATATTATCCGAACAATCAGGCCAATGTCATTTATCAGGATGGTCTATTGTGGGGCGGTATTGTCCGCGATACCCGCAATCCATCTTTTGAACGGATGCGTGTCGGTGGACAAACCTTCCGTATCGGCACCAACTCCGGGCATATTGTTACATCCGGAACCGCCAGTACTGCGCCGGTAGCGTCCGATGCGAATCTGGCGTTTGTGTATCGCATTCGCAAAGATTGGGAATCGTTACAAATTGGGCAGGCAAGCCTGATAAACGACGCGGCGTCGGTCAATCAGATTTCCGCCAGCTCCGTATCCGACCAAATGCAGCAGGATATCCTCGACGCATATCGTCGCGATTGGGAAAACTGGCCGGTTGAACTTGGCGCACCGTTTGAAGATTCAAACGGCAACGGCATTTATGAACCCGATTTGGGCGAAACCCCCGGAATTGCCAATGCCGATCAGGTTATCTGGTTAGTGGTAAACGATCTGGATGAAGGGCGCGTTTCCAATTTATCCGGCACCAAACCCATTGGGCTGGAATTGCAGATGACCCTGTGGTGCTACAATCAGCCCTCATCGACACTCGGGCAATTGATTTTCAAACGATTCCGGTTGATCAACAAATCCGGTTTACAGGTAGATTCGATGTATGTCGGGCAATGGTCCGATCCGGATTGCGGTACCGCAGTGGATGACCTGGTCGGTTGCGATGTGGAACGCAGCCTGGGTTTTGTTTACACCGGAAGCGTTACCGACAACAACTTCTCGGCAATCGGGCTTAACCCTGCAGCCGGCGGCTACGACTTTTTCCAGGGTCCATTAGTTGATGGGGTTGCCGGTCAGGATTTAAACAACAACGGCGTAGACGATGCATCTGATTTTGGGTTGTTTAACCTGAAACAGGTCGGACCGGGTAAAATAAACCTGCCCTTAACATCCTTTGGCTATTTTGCATCAGGTAGCACCATTCCCGATCCCGATTTTGGGGAATACAACGCCACATTGCAGGTTTACAATTTGCTGAATGGAAATATTCCCACCTCCGATACGCTGAACCCCAGCCCATACACATCCGGCTTTGGCGAAAATGTCGGGCAACCTACAAAATTCCCGTTAAGCGGAAACCCGGTTGGACAAACCGGAGACCTGGATGCTTTTGGCTCCAACCTTGCTCCCGGCGACCGCCGGATGATTCTCAACTCCGGTCCTTTTACCATGATGCCCGGCGATACGCAGGAAGTTGTAGTAGCTGTCATTGGTGGTATTGTGGAACAGGAAGGCGGAAACAACCGGAACGCCGTTGCGCAATTAAAATTAAACGACGATTTTGCGCAATTTATCTTCAACAAACGTTTTGAAGGAATCCCAAGCCCGCCCGTCGCGCCGGACGTAAAAGCGACACCGCTGGAAGATAAAATCATTCTGGAATGGGGCTCGAATCTGAATCGCATCGCACTCAGCGAAGCAAAAGATCCACTGTTGGGATTCAATTTCGAAGGGTACAATGTTTACCAATTACCCAACGCAAATGCGCCGAAATCATCTGCAATACGCATCACAACTTTCGATTTGAATAACCTGATTACCCAAATCAATTCAGATCGCTTTGTGCCGGATTTTGGTGATATCATCAGCGTGCCGATTCAAAAAGGTACCAACACCGGTATCCAACGCTATTTTGTCATCGAGAAAGATTACATCAACGATGCACCGTTGTTTGCCGGCAACGAGTATTATTTTGCCATTACGGCATACAACGCCAAAGATGAAGATGGCGATGGCGCAATTGATAAAGATGTGCCGGAATCCTCTCTGGAAAGCGCATTCGAGATTATCACGGTTGTACCGCAGGGCACCCGTCCGGGTATTAAATATACCAGTGAACAGGGAGAAGCGCTGGACGTCAACAAATCCGGTTTCAGCACCGGAAATGTTGATGTGGTAGTGGTAGATCCAAATGCCATCACCGGCGATAGCTACATGGTTTCGTTTAACGATACACCAAACTATTCTACCGACGCAAATGGCGATACATTGGGAACATGGTTCACCTGGAATTTGTTGAACACCACCCAAAACAAAACATTGCTGACCAACCAGAGCAACCTTGCCGGGGACAACGACTATGCTGTAACCGACGGTTTATTGGTAAAAGTTGCGGGTCCCAAAACTGCCGGACTGGCAAACTGGGGTTCCGCCGGTGATCGCTGGGTAACCGGTGTAAACTGGAATGCACCGCAATTCTTTGGCGGTTTGGATGTCGGTGCAAACTTCTTTGGCTCCAATCTCTCCGTTGCGGATCTGGTTCCGATCCAGCTTGTCTGGCAAGATTCTGCAGATGTGGCAACAAACGGATACGTCAGCAAAGGCGCTGTTTATCGCCGCGATACGGGATACTCGTTCTCCGGCATCGGTCAGCTACCACTTGCGGCTTATGATGTTACAGATCCTGCAAATCCACGGCAGGTTAACGTAAGTTTTGTGGAAGATGACAATGAATCGCAAGCCAACGGCAGCGCGGCCAACCTGATTTGGGATATGGGCTGGAACCCGACAACCCAAACATACGGGGCAAACGGCGCGCGCGAATATATTTTCATCAACCTCAGCGATTATAGCGAAGGCGCAGGCTACGACGATTCCAACACGGGCTTCGATTCAGATGTGCTCTACGCCATTTGGCCGGACCAACGTGGCACTCGTCCGTATTTATTGGCAGAATTCACGATGGATATTATCATCAACATTCCCAACAATATGAACGATTCGTATGCGTTTTCCACAAAAAGCGTTATCCGGGGTGACAAAGAATTTGCCAAGGACGAAGTTGACCGTATCAACGTTTTCCCGAATCCGTATTATGCGTATAACCCGGAAGAACCCAACCGCTTCAGCCGGTTTATCACTTTCAACCATTTACCTGAGAATGTGACGATCCGTATTTTCACCCTTTCCGGTGTGCAGGTTCGCAAACTGACCTCAGCCGACAAACAGACACCCGAAAGCCAGTTCTTGCGGTGGAATTTGCAAAACGAAGCAAATATCCCGGTCGCAAGCGGCGTGTATATTGCTCATATCGATATGCCGGATCTGAACAAAACCAAAGTTCTGAAGCTGTTTATCGTACAGGCTCAGGAAATACTGGATTATTTCTAA